The following coding sequences lie in one Hydrogenophaga sp. PBL-H3 genomic window:
- a CDS encoding YdcH family protein yields the protein MFPEYRELITSLKGNDHHFTRLFDQHNALDQKIKNMEDGLEIATNVEIETLKREKLQLKDELYTILKKASAA from the coding sequence ATGTTTCCAGAGTACCGAGAACTCATCACCAGCCTCAAGGGCAACGACCATCATTTCACGCGCCTGTTCGACCAGCACAACGCGCTCGACCAGAAGATCAAGAACATGGAAGACGGCCTGGAGATCGCGACCAACGTCGAGATCGAAACGCTCAAACGCGAAAAGCTGCAGCTCAAGGACGAGCTCTACACCATCCTCAAAAAAGCCAGCGCTGCCTGA
- a CDS encoding amidohydrolase family protein, protein MLDLLITHATLPDGRTDMGVAVQGGCIVEVAAGLNAPAHELLDAEGQLLTPPFCDPHFHMDATLSYGLPRVNQSGTLLEGIALWGELKPLLTEEALVERALAYGDWAVAKGLLAIRSHVDTSDPSLLPVRAMLEAKRRMSPYLDVQLVAFPQDGVLRSPGGLDKLKRALDLGVDVVGGIPHFERTYQEGTASVKLLCELAAERGLPVDMHCDESDDPLSRHIETLAFEAQRLGLQGRVNGSHLTSMHSMDNYFVSKLIPLIAEAGVSAVANPLINITLQGRHDTYPKRRGMTRVPELMAAGVTVAFGHDCVMDPWYSLGSGDMLEVAHMGLHVAQMTSQAGMRQCFEAVTTNAAKVMGLDGYGIAAGCDASFVLLQARDPIEAIRLRATRLKVWRKGQLLSETPPTTARLNLPGRMDNLPKH, encoded by the coding sequence ATGCTGGACCTGCTGATCACCCACGCCACCCTGCCCGACGGCCGCACCGACATGGGCGTGGCCGTGCAGGGCGGGTGCATCGTTGAAGTGGCTGCCGGCTTGAACGCACCGGCCCACGAACTGCTGGACGCCGAAGGCCAGTTGCTCACGCCGCCGTTTTGCGACCCCCACTTCCACATGGACGCCACGCTCAGCTACGGCCTGCCGCGCGTGAACCAGAGCGGCACGTTGCTCGAAGGCATTGCGTTGTGGGGCGAGCTCAAGCCCCTGCTGACCGAAGAAGCGCTGGTGGAGCGCGCGCTCGCCTATGGCGACTGGGCCGTGGCCAAGGGCCTGCTGGCCATCCGCAGCCACGTGGACACCAGCGATCCGAGCCTGCTGCCGGTGCGCGCCATGCTGGAAGCCAAGCGACGCATGTCGCCCTACCTCGACGTGCAGCTCGTCGCCTTTCCGCAGGATGGCGTGTTGCGCTCCCCCGGAGGGCTGGACAAGTTGAAGCGCGCACTCGACCTGGGCGTGGACGTGGTCGGCGGCATCCCGCATTTCGAGCGCACGTACCAGGAGGGCACCGCCAGCGTGAAGCTGCTGTGCGAACTCGCCGCCGAGCGCGGCCTGCCGGTGGACATGCACTGCGACGAAAGCGACGACCCGCTCTCGCGCCACATCGAGACCCTGGCCTTCGAGGCGCAGCGCCTGGGCTTGCAGGGTCGCGTCAACGGCTCGCATCTCACCTCCATGCACAGCATGGACAACTACTTTGTTTCCAAGCTGATCCCCCTGATTGCCGAAGCCGGCGTGAGCGCCGTGGCCAATCCGCTCATCAACATCACGCTGCAGGGCCGGCACGACACCTACCCCAAACGCCGTGGCATGACGCGCGTGCCCGAGCTCATGGCCGCTGGCGTGACGGTGGCCTTTGGCCACGACTGCGTGATGGACCCCTGGTATTCGCTGGGCAGTGGCGACATGCTGGAGGTGGCCCACATGGGTCTGCACGTGGCGCAGATGACCAGCCAGGCCGGCATGCGCCAATGTTTCGAGGCGGTGACGACGAACGCGGCGAAGGTGATGGGATTGGATGGCTACGGCATAGCGGCGGGCTGTGATGCCAGCTTCGTGCTGCTGCAGGCACGCGACCCGATCGAAGCGATCCGCCTGCGCGCCACGCGGCTGAAGGTTTGGCGCAAAGGACAACTGCTCTCAGAGACACCACCGACGACCGCGCGCCTGAATTTGCCTGGCCGAATGGACAACTTGCCCAAGCACTGA
- the ybaL gene encoding YbaL family putative K(+) efflux transporter: protein MPHDVSLIATIAAGFGLAMVFGYIAVRLRMPPLVGYLLAGIVISPATPGFVADVGLASQLAEIGVMLLMFGVGLHFSINDLMAVRRIAVPGAIVQIGVATLLGIGLSHFWGWSLAGSLVFGLCLSVASTVVLLRALEAKGLLKSINGQIAVGWLVVEDLVMVMVLVLLPALAGVIAPAEGVAATQGSDIWQAVGITLAKVTAFIVLMLVVGRRLLPKALWWVARTGSQELFTLSVVAVAVGVAFGAGKLFDVSFALGAFFAGMMMRESEFSHRAADESLPLRDAFAVLFFVSVGMLFDPAVVWNEPLKLLAVVAIILLGKTLAAVALVLLFRYPLNTALTVGVSLAQIGEFSFILAGLGVALKLMPVEGQSLVLAGALISIAANSALFSAVEPLQAWVRKRSAYARKLEARDDPLAELPASTHESLLARQVVLVGHGRVGQRIAQTLREQHIPFVVAEENREIVDALRKDGIAAVSGDASTPEVLIQAHIARAAVLVITIPDTMSVRKMVEIARTLNPEIDVILRTHNEEEAALLKSESLGTVFLGDTELARGMAAHVLLQFKR from the coding sequence ATGCCGCACGACGTCAGCCTGATCGCCACCATCGCAGCGGGTTTCGGCCTGGCGATGGTCTTCGGGTACATCGCGGTGCGCCTGCGCATGCCGCCCCTGGTGGGCTATCTGCTGGCGGGCATCGTCATCAGCCCGGCCACCCCGGGTTTCGTGGCCGACGTGGGACTGGCCAGTCAGCTGGCCGAGATCGGCGTGATGCTGCTGATGTTCGGTGTGGGCCTGCACTTCTCGATCAACGACCTCATGGCCGTGCGCCGCATCGCCGTGCCGGGCGCCATCGTGCAGATCGGCGTGGCCACCTTGCTGGGCATCGGCCTGTCGCACTTCTGGGGCTGGAGCCTGGCCGGCTCGCTGGTCTTCGGCCTGTGTCTGTCGGTGGCGAGCACCGTGGTGCTGTTGCGTGCGCTGGAAGCCAAGGGCCTGCTGAAATCCATCAACGGTCAGATCGCCGTGGGCTGGCTGGTGGTGGAAGACCTGGTCATGGTGATGGTGCTGGTGTTGCTGCCGGCGCTGGCCGGTGTCATTGCACCGGCCGAGGGCGTGGCCGCCACACAGGGCAGCGACATCTGGCAAGCGGTGGGCATCACGCTGGCCAAGGTCACGGCCTTCATCGTGCTCATGCTGGTGGTGGGGCGCCGCCTCCTGCCCAAGGCGCTGTGGTGGGTGGCGCGCACCGGCTCACAGGAGCTGTTCACACTGAGCGTGGTGGCCGTGGCGGTGGGCGTGGCCTTTGGCGCGGGCAAGCTGTTCGACGTGTCCTTCGCACTGGGCGCCTTCTTCGCCGGCATGATGATGCGGGAGTCCGAGTTCAGCCACCGCGCGGCCGACGAATCGTTGCCGCTGCGCGATGCGTTTGCCGTGCTGTTCTTCGTGTCGGTGGGCATGTTGTTCGATCCCGCCGTGGTGTGGAACGAGCCGCTCAAGCTGCTCGCGGTGGTCGCCATCATCTTGCTGGGCAAGACGCTCGCGGCGGTTGCGCTGGTGCTGCTGTTTCGGTACCCGCTCAACACCGCACTCACGGTGGGTGTGAGCCTGGCGCAGATCGGCGAGTTCTCCTTCATCCTGGCGGGTCTGGGTGTGGCGCTGAAGCTGATGCCGGTGGAAGGCCAGAGCCTGGTGCTGGCGGGTGCGCTCATTTCCATCGCCGCCAACTCCGCGCTGTTCTCGGCGGTGGAACCCCTGCAGGCCTGGGTGCGCAAGCGCTCGGCCTACGCCCGCAAGCTGGAAGCACGCGACGACCCGCTGGCCGAGTTGCCCGCGTCCACCCACGAGTCGCTGCTGGCCCGCCAGGTGGTGCTGGTCGGCCATGGCCGCGTGGGCCAGCGCATCGCGCAGACGCTGCGCGAGCAACACATTCCCTTCGTGGTAGCCGAGGAAAACCGGGAGATCGTCGACGCGCTGCGCAAGGACGGCATCGCGGCTGTCAGCGGTGATGCGTCCACGCCCGAGGTCCTGATACAGGCGCACATTGCCCGGGCGGCTGTGCTGGTGATCACGATCCCCGACACCATGAGCGTGCGCAAGATGGTGGAGATTGCGCGCACGCTCAACCCCGAGATCGATGTGATCCTGCGCACGCACAACGAAGAAGAAGCCGCGCTGCTGAAGAGCGAGAGTCTGGGCACTGTGTTTCTGGGCGACACCGAACTGGCGCGCGGCATGGCAGCGCACGTGTTGCTGCAATTCAAACGCTGA
- a CDS encoding oxidoreductase-like domain-containing protein, which yields MHLDAALRPPPPEPSTCCGRGCNGCVWEGFYEALHHWRTDALGLLKTATAGPAGSPA from the coding sequence ATGCACCTGGATGCGGCCCTGCGCCCGCCCCCGCCCGAGCCCTCCACCTGCTGCGGGCGCGGTTGCAACGGCTGCGTGTGGGAAGGCTTTTACGAGGCCCTGCACCACTGGCGCACGGACGCGCTGGGCTTGCTCAAAACAGCGACTGCTGGCCCTGCAGGCTCGCCGGCCTGA
- a CDS encoding PA0069 family radical SAM protein gives MSTAHIPLQAIKGRGLAQHQPHRFERDAREAFDDGWGALDDALRARDEAPPPATEVSFEDAKSAITHNDSPDIGFRLGLNPYRGCEHGCVYCYARPSHSYLNLSPGIDFETKLIAKRNIAQVLQRELASPRHVPELLAIGTVTDAYQPVERELRLMRGVLQVLVDTRHPLAIVTKGSGVERDIDLLAPMAAQGLAAVYVTITSLDAKLTRLLEPRAAAPHRRLRTIRTLAEAGIPVGVSVAPQIPFINDDMEQVLEAAHEAGARRAFYTVLRLPHELSPMFRQWLELHYPDRAARVMARVQEMRGGRDYNADFAQRMKGSGVWADLIRQRFDKTCDRLGYAREREPLKTTLFRPASLQGQQSLF, from the coding sequence ATGTCCACTGCCCACATTCCATTGCAGGCCATCAAGGGCCGCGGGCTGGCCCAGCACCAGCCGCACCGCTTCGAGCGCGACGCCCGCGAGGCGTTCGACGACGGCTGGGGTGCGCTCGACGACGCGTTGCGGGCGCGCGATGAGGCACCACCGCCGGCCACCGAGGTGAGCTTCGAGGACGCGAAGAGCGCCATCACCCACAACGACTCGCCCGACATCGGCTTTCGCCTGGGCCTCAACCCGTACCGGGGTTGCGAACACGGCTGCGTGTACTGCTACGCGCGTCCCAGCCACAGCTACCTCAACCTCTCGCCGGGCATCGACTTCGAAACGAAGCTGATCGCCAAACGCAACATCGCGCAGGTGCTGCAGCGCGAACTGGCCAGTCCGCGCCATGTGCCCGAGCTGCTCGCCATCGGCACCGTTACCGACGCCTATCAACCCGTTGAGCGGGAACTGCGCCTCATGCGCGGTGTGTTGCAGGTGCTGGTCGACACACGGCACCCGCTGGCCATCGTCACCAAGGGCAGCGGTGTGGAGCGCGACATCGACCTGCTCGCGCCCATGGCTGCGCAGGGTCTGGCGGCGGTGTACGTGACCATCACCTCGCTGGACGCCAAACTCACCCGCCTGCTGGAGCCCCGCGCGGCCGCGCCCCACCGCCGGCTGCGCACCATCCGCACGCTGGCCGAGGCTGGCATTCCGGTGGGCGTGAGCGTGGCGCCGCAGATTCCGTTCATCAACGACGACATGGAGCAGGTGCTGGAGGCGGCGCATGAGGCCGGCGCCCGGCGCGCCTTCTACACCGTGCTGCGCCTGCCGCATGAGTTGAGCCCCATGTTTCGGCAGTGGCTGGAGCTGCACTACCCGGACCGCGCCGCGCGTGTGATGGCCCGCGTGCAGGAGATGCGCGGCGGGCGCGACTACAACGCCGACTTCGCGCAACGCATGAAAGGCAGCGGCGTGTGGGCCGACCTGATCCGCCAGCGCTTCGATAAAACCTGCGACCGCCTGGGCTACGCGCGCGAACGCGAGCCGCTAAAAACCACGCTGTTCAGGCCGGCGAGCCTGCAGGGCCAGCAGTCGCTGTTTTGA
- a CDS encoding ABC transporter ATP-binding protein, whose product MSSTPASPGSEAIVSVRGVSKTYAGGFQALKRVDLDIRRGEIFALLGPNGAGKTTLISVICGMTNATEGTVVADGHDTVRDYRQAREAIGLVPQELHTDSFETVWATVSFSRGLFGKAPDPAYIEKILKDLSLWDKKDNKIMALSGGMKRRVLIAKALSHEPKILFLDEPSAGVDVELRHDMWRMVRELREAGTTIILTTHYIEEAEDMADRIGVIRKGELIVVEDKHVLMRKLGKKQLTLTLQQTITSVPDALASWALEITESGHALTYTFDAQKDDTGIAELLRALGEHGIHFKDLRSSESSLEDIFVSLVHEQKEVVA is encoded by the coding sequence ATGTCTTCAACTCCAGCCAGCCCCGGCAGCGAGGCCATCGTCTCCGTGCGCGGCGTCAGCAAAACCTACGCCGGTGGTTTCCAGGCCCTCAAGCGGGTCGACCTCGACATCCGCCGCGGCGAGATCTTTGCCTTGCTGGGCCCCAACGGCGCCGGCAAGACCACGCTGATCAGCGTCATCTGCGGCATGACCAACGCCACCGAAGGCACGGTGGTGGCCGACGGCCATGACACCGTGCGCGACTACCGCCAGGCGCGTGAGGCCATCGGCCTGGTGCCACAGGAACTGCACACCGATTCGTTTGAAACCGTGTGGGCCACGGTGAGTTTCAGCCGTGGCCTCTTCGGCAAGGCACCCGATCCGGCCTACATCGAGAAGATCCTCAAGGACCTCTCGCTCTGGGACAAGAAGGACAACAAGATCATGGCGCTCTCGGGCGGTATGAAGCGCCGCGTGCTCATTGCCAAGGCGCTCTCGCACGAGCCCAAGATACTTTTTCTGGACGAACCGAGCGCGGGCGTGGACGTGGAACTGCGACACGACATGTGGCGCATGGTGCGCGAGCTGCGCGAAGCGGGCACCACCATCATTCTCACCACGCACTACATCGAAGAAGCCGAAGACATGGCCGACCGCATCGGCGTGATCCGCAAGGGGGAGCTGATCGTGGTGGAAGACAAACACGTGCTCATGCGCAAGCTGGGCAAGAAGCAGCTCACGCTCACGCTGCAGCAGACCATCACCAGCGTGCCCGACGCGCTGGCTTCGTGGGCGCTGGAGATCACCGAGAGTGGTCACGCCCTCACCTACACCTTCGACGCACAGAAGGACGACACCGGCATCGCCGAGCTGCTGCGCGCGCTGGGCGAGCACGGCATCCACTTCAAGGACCTGCGCTCCAGCGAGAGTTCGCTCGAAGACATCTTTGTCAGCCTGGTCCATGAACAGAAAGAGGTCGTGGCATGA
- a CDS encoding ABC transporter permease translates to MNFHAVRAIYQFEMNRALRTWAQSIIAPVLSTSLYFIVFGSAIGSRMGNIDGVSYGAYIIPGLLMLSLLSESISNAAFGIYMPKWSGTIYELLSAPVNWVEVLLGYVGAAATKSLTLGLLILLTARAFVPYEVAHPVWMVGFLVLTAVTFCLFGFIIGLWADSFQKLQVIPLLIITPLTFLGGAFYSINMLPPVWQTVSLFNPVVYLISGLRWAFYGVADVHIAVSTGMTLAFMAVCLAVVWWVFKTGWKIRR, encoded by the coding sequence ATGAACTTTCACGCCGTGCGGGCCATTTACCAGTTTGAAATGAACCGCGCCTTGCGCACCTGGGCGCAAAGCATCATCGCGCCGGTGCTCAGCACCTCGCTGTACTTCATCGTCTTCGGCTCGGCCATCGGCTCGCGCATGGGCAACATCGACGGTGTGAGCTACGGCGCTTACATCATCCCCGGCCTGCTCATGCTCTCGCTGCTGAGCGAGAGCATTTCCAACGCGGCCTTCGGCATCTACATGCCCAAATGGTCCGGCACCATCTACGAACTGCTGAGTGCGCCGGTGAACTGGGTCGAGGTGCTGCTGGGCTATGTGGGCGCGGCGGCCACCAAGAGCCTCACGCTGGGTCTGCTGATCCTGCTGACAGCGCGCGCCTTTGTGCCGTACGAGGTGGCGCACCCGGTGTGGATGGTGGGCTTCCTTGTGCTCACCGCCGTCACTTTCTGCCTGTTCGGTTTCATCATCGGCCTGTGGGCCGACAGCTTCCAGAAACTTCAGGTGATCCCGCTGCTCATCATCACGCCGCTCACCTTCCTGGGCGGTGCGTTCTACAGCATCAACATGCTGCCTCCGGTGTGGCAGACGGTGTCGCTGTTCAACCCCGTTGTCTACCTCATCAGCGGTCTGCGCTGGGCCTTCTACGGCGTAGCCGACGTGCACATCGCCGTGAGCACGGGCATGACGCTGGCGTTCATGGCGGTGTGCCTGGCGGTGGTGTGGTGGGTCTTCAAGACGGGTTGGAAGATCCGGCGCTGA
- a CDS encoding TRAP transporter substrate-binding protein has protein sequence MDRRSMIKNAGIAGVLTTGIAPAVHAQAAVRWRLASSFPKSLPTIFGSAEKFAETVKALSGGKFDVSVHAAGELMPAFGVVDGLQDNTIEMAQTAPYYFTGKDPIFAFGCAVPFGLTARHMDAWMEHGNGRKLMDEFYGKFNILSMSSGNTGTQMGGWYRKEIKSVADLKGLKMRLGGGLFGETMAKLGVVAQNMPAGEVYQALEKGTLDATEFVGPADDERLGFNKVAPFYYYPGWWEGGAELEFFINKKAFDALTPENKAIVRAAGAVAARDMTAKYDALNPVALKRLVGSGTKLKPFSKDVLDAGFKAAMEVFATHEAKSPEFKKIHQDMRAFQRDQVLWSRFSEWRYDSFIATAKI, from the coding sequence ATGGATCGTCGTTCAATGATCAAGAACGCTGGCATCGCCGGCGTCCTGACCACCGGTATCGCCCCCGCCGTGCACGCACAGGCCGCTGTGCGCTGGCGCCTGGCTTCCAGCTTCCCCAAATCGCTGCCCACCATTTTCGGTTCGGCAGAAAAATTCGCCGAGACGGTCAAGGCCCTCTCGGGCGGCAAGTTCGACGTGTCCGTGCACGCCGCTGGCGAACTGATGCCCGCCTTCGGTGTGGTGGATGGTCTCCAGGACAACACCATCGAGATGGCGCAGACAGCGCCCTACTACTTCACCGGCAAAGACCCCATCTTCGCCTTCGGCTGCGCCGTGCCGTTTGGCCTGACCGCGCGCCACATGGACGCCTGGATGGAACACGGCAATGGCCGCAAGCTGATGGACGAGTTCTACGGCAAGTTCAACATCCTCTCCATGAGCTCGGGCAACACCGGCACCCAGATGGGTGGCTGGTACCGCAAGGAAATCAAGAGCGTGGCCGATCTCAAGGGCCTGAAGATGCGCCTGGGTGGCGGCCTGTTCGGCGAGACCATGGCCAAGCTGGGCGTGGTGGCGCAGAACATGCCCGCTGGTGAGGTGTACCAGGCGCTGGAAAAAGGCACGCTGGACGCCACGGAGTTCGTCGGCCCGGCGGACGACGAGCGCCTGGGCTTCAACAAGGTCGCGCCGTTCTACTACTACCCCGGCTGGTGGGAAGGTGGCGCCGAGCTGGAGTTCTTCATCAACAAGAAAGCCTTCGACGCACTGACACCAGAAAACAAGGCCATCGTGCGTGCCGCTGGCGCCGTGGCCGCGCGGGACATGACCGCCAAGTACGACGCCCTGAACCCGGTCGCCCTCAAGCGCCTGGTGGGCAGCGGCACCAAGCTCAAGCCGTTTTCCAAGGACGTGCTGGACGCGGGCTTCAAGGCCGCCATGGAAGTCTTTGCCACGCACGAAGCCAAGTCGCCCGAGTTCAAGAAGATCCACCAGGACATGCGCGCCTTCCAGCGCGACCAGGTTCTGTGGAGCCGCTTCTCCGAGTGGCGCTATGACAGCTTCATCGCCACCGCCAAGATCTGA
- a CDS encoding DUF2894 domain-containing protein, with amino-acid sequence MSDAVRAHYAQALQRRMQAAPEAVQRVLQERLQRALAETAEAPEVGETSPPRARQKKTLSPLGQLNQTLASAQAGPDLKSAQRFRETWSRICAEEEVTQAVERGPENAGPLNSHMLVLRTLGLMRDLSPDYLRRFMSHADTLLWLDQAHGRLKEPAGKTKPVKTGRVKR; translated from the coding sequence GTGAGTGACGCTGTGCGCGCTCACTATGCGCAGGCCTTGCAGCGGCGCATGCAGGCCGCGCCCGAGGCCGTGCAGCGTGTGCTGCAGGAGCGGCTGCAACGCGCCCTGGCCGAGACAGCCGAGGCGCCCGAGGTGGGCGAAACAAGTCCACCACGCGCCCGGCAGAAGAAGACGCTGTCGCCACTGGGCCAGCTCAACCAGACACTGGCCTCCGCACAGGCCGGACCCGATCTGAAAAGCGCGCAGCGTTTCCGCGAAACCTGGTCCCGCATCTGCGCCGAAGAAGAGGTGACCCAGGCCGTGGAGCGGGGTCCCGAGAACGCGGGCCCGCTCAATTCGCACATGCTCGTGCTGCGCACCCTGGGGCTCATGCGCGATCTCTCGCCCGACTACCTGCGGCGTTTCATGTCGCACGCCGACACGCTGCTGTGGCTGGACCAGGCGCACGGCAGGCTCAAGGAACCAGCGGGCAAAACAAAGCCCGTCAAGACGGGCCGTGTGAAGCGCTGA